The Lycium ferocissimum isolate CSIRO_LF1 chromosome 8, AGI_CSIRO_Lferr_CH_V1, whole genome shotgun sequence DNA segment TTGGGGTTGCTAAAGATCAGTTCCCCAGGTTGCTGTCTAGTGGTGATTTTGCAGCGTCAGAAGATTTTATTGTTTCAACAGAGAAGCTACGGACAAAATTGGTGCAAGAAGGGATTGGTGAGGCAGTGATAAAAGATTGTGAGTCTATCATGCTACATGAGGTTGCTGAGCTACAAAATCAGATGAAGTCTCTCCATCTTAAGCATATTGTGCTTCTGGACACTCTAAGACAGTTAGAGGTAATTTAAACTTTATGAACTTTTATCTTATGAGAAGGAAACAGAAGTTGTAATGTCGGtctgtattttctttttatgcatgtAATTTCCTTTAGTGTATTACTGTTCTTATCTTTTTGTTGTTCGTctattctttcttttcataCCCCAAGTTTCCTGGCAAGAGtttcttattttctattttcaagCCTAGACTTCCTGGgttcaataaaaaaataagaatgtgTGTTTAGGATTCTGAGGGCTAAATGATTTCCAGCAATGGGAGCCAGTGCCATTCTTGAATTCCTTGGTCAATTGGATATCTCTTCACTATTATGCCCCTAAAATCGAAGTCAAAACTTGTCAGGAGAAGGTGGTTTGGTTGCTGTTTTACTGAAAGGTATTGCAATGCTCTCCAATTTGTTTTCCAAGTTTCTGTTTATCACTCCTCCGCCCAGCTTTTGAGACCACAAATAAAATCCATGTCATTTAGGAGAGAAAGAAGTAACAGGTTTATTTTAGTGCCAAATAAGAAAGATAAATGCACCTGTGAAACTGAGATTGTCTATGTATGCGCTTGTCAGCTTTGGTTATGTTCTGCTGATGTTTGATTCATTTCCTGATGTCTTGTTTTGAGCTCCGAGTTTTAATTACTACTTAGTTTTCAGTTGACTTGGGATTCTGAATGTACTTACAACTTGAACACGAAGGTACTACTTCTAAGTTCTCACTCTTTCTTGCAGACAGACAAAATTGAGCTGGAAACAACTGTTGTGGATGAAACAAAAGAACGAGATTCATGTTGTGGACAAGGTCGAAGGTTTAGTGGTTGGTTCCTATCCTCGCATTCCTTTTATATAACCTTAGAGTCAGAAACTTGTCTAATTTCTCTGTATATCAATAATGTCACAGCCGAGGTATATCGAAAACGTACTTCCACACCGTGAGGGTAAGGTCCGCATATATCTTCTCTCCCTGCATCCGACTTGTGGGGAGTGGGGTGCTACATTAACAAATGATTAATTTGTTTTCAGCTATTGTGAAACCTCTCTTCGGTTGCACAATGGTAGTCATAGTTCTTGTCCGTAAATGGTTAGATGTTTTCAAGGACGGTTTCTACAAGTTTGTTGTTGAAGAGCAGTTAATAAAACTTTTGCTGGATTTTCTTACATTTCCTGTCCACTAGATTGAGATTTTCATTTATTAGTTTATAGTAAGATTTGACGCAGTATACGGAGAGGAAGAGAGACTTACACATGGttttcatcgacctagaaaaggcttacgaTAAAGTGTCGAAGAGAGGTTTTTGCCGAGACGTTGAGGTTGAGGCGCACCGTGGCGTACATTAGGGCGATCAAGGACACGGGCGAGCCAAGACCGTGGTTAGTAATGTGGGAGGAGACTCTCGAACACTTCCCAGCCGGGAGACGGGGTTGCATCGTGGATCGCCTTCTAGCCCTTTTTTGCCTCGTGATGGATGGTTTGACGCGGCAAATTCAAGGCGAGGTGCCACGGTGCACGTACTATTCGGCGACGACATAGGGCCCCGATTGACGAGACCCGCAACGTGGGTAATGCTAAGTCGGGAGGTTTGAGAGTGAAGACCTCCGGAGTCTAAAGGAGTTCGAAGTGAGTAGGACGAGACGAGCACGTGCGAGTGTAAGTTTAGTGACAAGACACGTAGAGGTCGGCGTGGCGAGGCTGGGTACCAAAGCATCAAAGAAAAGAAGCtttaagtatcttgggtctactGCATTGTACAAGGAGATGGggatattgacgatgatgtaACGATCGTATTGATGCGGGAGGGACGAAATGGAGGCTCGGCTTCGCAGAGtgctttgtgtgataagaagTGCCACCAAAGCTTAAGAGCAAGTTCTCACGCGGGTAGTGAGACCGACTTTTTTGTTGTACGAAAAACGAGTCTTTGAGCGAAGAACTCGCACGTCCGGAAGACGAAAGTTGCGGGCACGTTGCTACGGATGCGCGGGCACACCAAGCGAGATAGATTAAGAACGAAGATATCCGAGATAAGGGGGAGTGGCATCGgcgaggacaagatgcgggaagcgcgggccgagatggtttgggcatgtgaggaGAGACACGGATGCCCCCCAATGCGGAGGTGTGAAAGATTGACATGGACGGTTTCTGACAGAAGAGGTAGGCAGGCAAGACGGGGAGAGGTGCTTAGACAGATATGGCGGCAGCCTGCCTTATCGAGAACATGACCCTAGATAGAGGCTGGAGGACTCGGGACAGGGTAAGGCTAGTATCCCGTCGTACTAGTAGTCACGGTtttgatcttcattttcttgtcctttgattcGTGCAACTATATGTGTTAGTCCGTACCACGATTATCATATTTATCCGTGGTAGCCAtcgtttttgttttctttcataCCGCTTTATGATGGCTTTTTTTCGCTTCCGTTAGTTTCATTTTCGTATTGCTTTGAACTGTTCTCGCTTATCCGACCTTTTCTCATCATgttctctcttgagccgagggtcttccggaaaACAAATTTCTCTCTATCTTCTGAGAtggaggtaaggtctgcgtacattttaCCCCCCCCAGACCCTAcactgtgggatttcactgggtatgttgttgttgttgttgttgttgttgttgttgttgttgtagtaagATTCAACAGTTCATAACCTCTTTGTGGATGTTGCAGATTTTTATTCCATTATGTCTGAAGGCAGTGCTAGTGACTCTGACGCTGACAATGAAAGCCGATATGGAGGAGATGTTGAAACAGATGAAGAAGATGGTGCATATTTTGATACTAATGATTTTCTGTCTGCTGAATCTCTTAGAAGTGCTTCTTATCGCAGTAGAGAGGGTACTGGAAATGCTTGTAGCTCATTGACCTCTGAGAATGAGACCTTTACTGGTCGTACAAGAGAATTGGAGATGGAAATAAAGGCAATCAGTTATCCCTATATCAAAAGAAGGGATAGTCTGCCAGAGccaaaggaaaaagagaagcCAGTTGGTTTGTGGTCAATAATCAAGGATAATATTGGGAAAGACCTTTCTGGTGTGTGCCTTCCTGTGTACTTCAATGAGCCACTATCTTCACTGCAGAaatgctttgaagatttggagtaCTCGCACCTGGTTGATCAGGCACTGGAGTGGGGAAAGCAGGTTACCCCTTGgctctctctcactctctctctctctctctctctctctctctctcttattgCTTTTTATGGTGGCCAGCTTTCTAAAAATGCTTGTTTTGCTATTCAGATGAAACAGATGAATTAGTTTCCCACTCTCTGTTTCAGTTGGTTCACTTGCCTTGCGATCTTATGGTTTACAATACTGTGCACAATAGGCTATCAGTTGAACTTTTGATATACTGAGTATGCTGTTAGCAGTATTTGCTATCTAAGTGTAAAAAGTTTTGGATTTTGATGTGAATTTGGCTATTTCTTGAAGAAAATGGCTACAGTATGCAAACTGCAGAGTTCTTTTCAGTAGCAAGCCTATTATTGAGTGATTGGATCTTTTCCTGTAAAATATTGAGAAATTGATCCATTTTTGGTCTAAGTTGCTCTATAGGATCCTATTGGACttgtaaaatagaaaaagagTTTGCGTATTAACTGCTTATCTGCAGTCCTAACCTTGATGGTTCCAAATATTTGGCTGCCATCAGATATGGAATTAGACACTATAAGTTTTCTGGTAATCTAGAAGTTAAATATTCTGCCTGCTCCTTATTGTTGCCATTTTCTAATTATCTTTTTGTTGGGAAGTCTTAAATAGTTTTCTTGTGGCCCCCAGGGCTAAGTTCAAGTGGCAAAGGTTGAGAGACTTGTGACTTAGGTCACAGGTTCGAGCCCTGCGAACTAAgccttgtatttaagttaagAGTTGAGGGCAGGCCCATTATCCCCAATTATCGAAGGCTGTGGTTGATCCTAAGGTTGTCTTGTTCATAGAAAAGGATTTGTTGTGCGTCATGAGTATCACATTGCTATTGTCTTGAAATTAGTGTTGTGTGTGCGgatgttttgattttttgcataTAAATTCTCACATATGTTTTGTCCCTGAAATTGCTTGTGTTGATAAACATGGTTACCAATGGTTTTGCCTAGACCATTTTTGTGTTGCATCTTTAGTAAGTTTTGATATAAAGTAATTGAGCTTCATAATTAATTTTCTGCAGGGGGATGATCTGATGAGAGTTCTTAAGATTGCAGCTTTTGCTGTATCTGGTTATGCATCGACTCAAGGCAGGCAATGCAAACCTTTTAATCCTCTCCTTGGTGAAACCTACCAGGCAGATTATCCAGACAAGGGTCTACGCTTCTTTTCTGAAAAAGTAGGACTTTTTTTCGCGAAATGGCTAAAGATTTGATCTGTGAAAAATCTCTTTTGCTCCTGTAACAAACTAGATAGAACATATCTTTGTTGCCTATCCTTTTCAATACCTGATCTGTGCATGAATTTCAGGTTAGTCATCATCCCATGGTTGTTGCCTGCCACTGTGAGGGCAGAGGGTGGAAATTCTGGGCAGATTCTAATCTCAAAGGGAAGTTTTGGGGACGTTCAATTCAGCTTGATCCTGTGGGGGTTCTGACCCTGCAATTTGAAGATGGTGAGACATTTCAGTGGAGCAAGGTTACTACTTCTATTTACAACATAATAATTGGTAAAATCTATTGTGACCATTACGGCGCTATGCGGATCAAAGGCAGTGGTAAATATTCTTGCAAGCTCAAATTCAAGGAGCAGTCTATTATTGATCGAAATCCTCATCAGGTAATATTTGTTTGCTTACTAATAAACTTTATCTATTCCTTTAGTGTTTATGTGGAAAAAACCCCATAAGCTATCCACTCAGTAAATCCAAAAGTAGTAGTCAGATATTCAATGTATATAAGGATAgaactttctattttttcagAGTATTTAATAGCATCCGATGGATGAACTGGCATTACCAGAGCGCTACTGGAATAGTCATTTACTAATAGTAATAACTGCTGATGACTGCTGCTCTTTTCTAACTGCTGCATATTTGGAAATATTAGTTACAGTATTTATTTTGAATCTTaaaaattagtttaatttaaatcaTGAAAAGTACGTAAGTGTCCATTTCAATTTGAATGGAGAAGCATGTGTTTCTACttgcaacaaaattaaaagatTAACAACTATCTTCTGTGAAAAAAGGTTCATGGATTTGTGCAAGACAACAAGACAGGAGAAAAAGTGGCTATGTTATTGGGGAAGTGGGATGAAGCAATGTATTATGTGTTGGGAGATCCAACTACAAAGCCAAAGGGTTATGATCCCATGACTGAAGCCATATTGTTGTGGGAGAGGGACAAATCTACACCCAAAACAAGATACAACCTCACACCTTTTGCAATATCTTTAAATGAATTGACACCTGGATTAAGAGAGAAGCTGCCACCAACTGACTCAAGGCTGAGGCCTGATCAGCGCCACTTAGAGAATGGGGAATATGAGCTGGCTAATGCGGAGAAGCTTAGACTTGAACAATTGCAGAGACAGGTACTCATTCATTTTTGTCACTGTAGTTAGGGCGCTTTTATTagtttcatttgaaacataaaaatgtgatgaagaaaaaggtgaaCATTTTGGCAACCATTTAATTTGGGATGCAACTTTTCtctatatccatgttcatgataTTGGTATTTATTTGCTGCGGATCTAACTTGAAAGTTGAGATAATTATTGATGCACTGTTTGTTATCTGTTGACCAcaaacataaaaaatgaaaaaaaggagcTGTGCAAAGAACCAAAGTGCACAACGTGATAACCTCTGTTATCTCAGATGGCTATGAAAGCAGATAGAAGAAATCTAGAGAAAGTTAAAACATCCATTGCTTTGCTCTACATTCTACCCAAGTGTAATTGAAGGGCCTTTGAAGTCCCCATAACCTACAACCAGGATAGAAACAACAAAGATTTTGAGGATGGTGATATCAAATTTTGTCAGAAAAATATTTGTCCACCTGGAATCAATTTTCCGTCGGGGGAGTGGGAGAAAGAGGAATGAAGGGAGACACAGTTAGAGTGAAGAGATTCTACGATTTTCGAGGCTTTTCAAGAGTTTGCTAAGCAGAAAGCATATCAACTGCACTACATTTTATTCTACCTATTAGCTTCAGAGGATCTGTGCTGACCACAATCATGAAGCTATTGTTTTAGTTATTCTACCTAAACACATTAATTTCTGCAACTTGTTGAATTTCATCTTTAAGGAGTCCATGGTGATTCTAAGTTTGCTGATTAACCAATTATAATTACTGCTGCAGGCAAGGAAACTACAGGAGAGGGGTTGGCGACCGAGATGGTTTTGCAAGGATGAGGATGGTTGTTATCGCTACTTGGGTGGATACTGGGAAGCAAAGGAGAAACATAATTGGGAGGGTATCTCTGATATATTCGGGCACACAAGTGATCCTTCTCCAGTAATCGAAGAGTAATTCCCTGTTAAGCCTGCTCTTCATCTCTCATGGAGGTATATGTTATATGGCTTTTCTAGCAATTACGTTTCCGAGGTCTGCCATTTTCTTTCACGACGATACTGCCCATTTTAATGTGTATAATAGCGGCTCTCTAGGGTGATTGGTCCATATCAGTTTCAGGTAGACCTTTTATGTCAAGCAAAATTTCGGAATCATTCAGCTGGGACTTGGAACTGATCTTAATTCTCACGGTTCAAAGTAATTGTTCttcacaaaaacaaaacaaaaaagttatCTCTAGTTTACGCTTAAAGCTCGATTCTGTATAGACTAGCTAATATGGAGCCCTGGTATAGACAGAAGTACCAGGGCTTAGCTGACACTTTTCAAAGTTCAGAGAAGCCAACAACACTTTTCTGTCGCTCCTCAACCCCCTCCCGCCCCCTTttaatttcttatatatttacaatgaagaaaatatataaGTGCCTAATTTAGCTTAAAAggtaaattaattaatattatctatttatctatctatctatattattttaaaagcatgaatacaaatgttggttgaccaaaatatcattCAAATATTGAAAGACTTTTATACTCTTTGAGCACTAAATAAATacatttcattaaggataagattgtgATAATAactaataaatacttttaattttGGATGAATTAGGATTCATGATTTAAAGTTAAATATGATTTTGCCACTTTGAATTCTAATTGTAGAAGGTTTCTATCAAATTTATGAACAAATGCATTATTTATTCGTAGAGTCCAAGTTAATGTAAGAATTTATTGGTCAATAATCAAGTCCCTTATTTTGAGAGTCCATATTACAATCTAAtatcaaaatttaagaaaactaTAATATTTACAAAccttttaaaagcatgaacatAAATGTTGGttcaccaattttttttttaaaatattgaatgacTTGTATATATCGTACTTCATAAAACAACTATAATGTAATGACAAGTAATATTACCTATTTTTTTGTGATAATTGATGGGGAATAACGTCAGCGCGTTTAGGGGACTAAAAGATATTATGTGCATAAAGcgtgaatataaatgttggttgacagAAATGTCTCTTCAACTATCAATGACTTTTATGTCTCAAGgtgaattattttttcaaaatataattcCCCCTTTGAGATAAATTGTAATTTGAAACTTCCCCAATATTAACTTCCCTGGGATTCTAATCACAATCAAATTTCAACTATCATCTATCTAttcttgatgaaaaaaaaacatcCTACCTATTCTAATATACTTCGGACTCATAGAAGTAAAATTAGAGAAAGATTAATAATTATAGAAGAAGATTAGATGGGATAAGGCTGGAGTTGCTTTTTTTAATACAAGTTGCAAATACTATCCTTAAATTATCATTCAGAAATTAGTTAGAATTCTAATTAAGTTGGCTATTCCTATTCTTTTTTGTCATAATAATACTACCCCATTCACGCTCTGTTTGGATGAAGCCCTCACAAATTCAAATCCTTTTAAACGGATAAATCCACTTATTAAATTTATATAGGatattttggttaaaaaaattgaaatagatttGACTTTTGGTGCTTTTTGCAATAGTAACCGTGTGAGTATGGTTTCTTTTGGGGTATTATTTATAGTTTATTTAGgtttttttaattatctaacaaaacaaagaattagctaataattaaaataacaatataatTGAAGAAGGATTCATAGCATTAGAAATTACAGTGAACTCAAAATATTTCTTCATTCACTAGTTTTAACTCTTCTAGAGAACAATCAAACACAACAAACTTTTAAGAGATATTTATTGCTACAAGTTAAAAGGAGATACTCCTCATTTTACTATAtgttcttttgaaaaataaaagaaaataaaatcattaaaaAAGAGATAATTGGTGAAAAGATGACAGACGGCAATCTATCCTGCTACTTTATAAAAGATAGCCCGATGTACAAAGCATCTTGCATTGATAGGATCCGAGAAAGGGCCTCAATCCAAGGGGTTTGATGTAGTTTATACACCTAAATATGAATAGGAGAAATCAAGATTAATCTCATAGTATCTAATCAAAACAAATATAACTTTTAGGAATTGGAACATACACTTTTGTATGCTTTGATTTTTAGcttataaattaaataattgtttttaatTATTCACTTTTCTAAAAGCTAATTATCTTTagatttaagttttataatagtTTTAGGGATTACATGTGCGAGACACGTGACATAGAGACACGAATATAAATgatggttgaccaaaatatcattCAAATATTAAACAAGTTTTAAACCCTTTACTAATTAGAATTCAAGTCAAAATCCAAAACCTAATTCTTAGTCAGAATCGCTATGCTGGTATCCTACAAAAAACAAGTTTCTAAAGATACTTGTTTATGTTGCTGTGAAACTTGAGTTTATGGAAACTTAAGGGCACTTTTTCGGTGGAGTAATGGTGATCTTATTCTGCAATGGAGAGTTATTAGCAAGAAATTTAAAAGTTGGCCAAAGTGCATTGTACTGCCAATAGGCTTTGTGCTCTGCTCAATGCTCATGATTTCGCAGGCATGGAACTATTTCTTTCTGGTTCAAAATTTCAATTGTCTACTCCACATCCTTTGCTATTTGATCAATGTGTGAATATTTTCTCCTCTTACAATCTAATTGTTTGGTGTGCAGATGAAGGAAAGATAATACGGAAAGCAGTAAGTTGATTTCCGATCATTATATATTAGATTCAATGCAATTATTTAATCAAATTCTGGTCTATCACCTATTACATAATCTTTGACATCTTTTATTCAGATTTTGCACTCTATGCTATATCAAACCTTAATTTATTCTATCAAGTATTATACGTATAGGATTTTGAAATATATGCTATAGTGGTAAGAAAAGAATCGGCAAAGCAGCACCTTGTAGTGCCTTAATTATGGTATCCAATACCACAAACAGTTTGTCAACATAACAAGATGATGCTACAATACCCAACTGTATGCTTTAATCTCTTTcactaaaaataattttttttgaaaattagacTTTGTTATTACCTGGTCATTGTTTGATTTctaataaatatttcttttcttcttttttggattttcatttatttactcCTCTATTCACCCAAATTTTCCCGTTAATTATGAAGCCTATTTTGACAAGGCAATAATAAAGTATGGATCCTAATTTGATAAAGCAATAATGTATGGGGTCAATTTTAACTGGACAACAATGAAATACTTTAGTACATTTTGTTAAACCACCATTAATATAGTGAAAATCTGAAGTTTAGCTACTTTATACAAGACTAGATTAAAAGGGTTAAAAGGCCGGTTTGGGAAGATGACAGTGAATGAGGATTGCAGTTTAACCTCTTTGAATTGAAAAGACTTTTGACACCTCTTATCTTTATATGGAGTATACATTCATTTTAAATTTCTAATGTCGGATTATTTTTCCACATAGGTCAAAACataaaagatatataccaaacataACATTTTAATGGGAAGTATTAAGTGGATACGATTAGAATAGATTAGATTTGAAAATCTTAAGTAGTGGAGTCAGCCATTAGTCGAGATAGGATACTATCAGCTAATCACTAACTTTTGATAGAATGATAACGTAAAGTCGGAGAGGAAGAAGAACGCTACTTGCACCTCATAAAATAAGTGGTATATAATTTCAAATGGCATTACATAATATTTGTTATGATTGACAAGAGATAACGTGCGAGACACGTTCATAGAGACTAGTTATATATAATAGACGTGAATAAAAAAGTATGTGTATATAAGTGATAATGTGGTTAAGTTAACTTGAAAATTGGATTTGGTGAAATTATTATGGCTTGAAAATTGGATTTGGTGAAATTATTATGGTAGCAATTATACAACCTAGTAATTACAAAGACATGTTTGTTATAACGTAATTTACAATGTAATTACAAACGTAAGGTTTGGTTGTACAAATATAATTACATAGTtagatcttttaaattttaaaaattaaagctAATTATCAAAAGCTAAACGTTTATATTTGTTGACAAATATGTGTATGTGAGAAATAttactaatttttgaaattattagGTATTCAAGTTtcatattatttaattaaggtattatattaaataattgaaaatttatAACTAATACTGTAAAAACAATTAATGTATAgttttcaaataatattttagttAAATTAATTAAGCACTCATTTTTTGCAAGAATATCAGGAATTATGTTTGACAAATTTACAATCATAATTCTTAACATTCTGTAAAATGTAGTTTATCTATTCTGATATCACTTAGTATAAATCAAAGATTGTGTCTATAACCTCATTTAAAAAGAGAGCAAATTTTAA contains these protein-coding regions:
- the LOC132067216 gene encoding oxysterol-binding protein-related protein 1D, producing MNPLCCIAPVSIDRDKSNPNPTVVKSQSLNQSQLGFDNHNVAVKQTSFSSRQSFSNAQVNNNTDSGLGLDSGLVNENEENWSEKGHCGVLYKWVNYGKGWRARWFVLEDGVLSYYKVHGPDKIALSVGKEKGLKVIGDESWRYMRRKTNVNGSNKWKPFGEIHLKVSSVRASKSDDKRLSIFTGTKTLHLRCQSREDRTTWIEALGVAKDQFPRLLSSGDFAASEDFIVSTEKLRTKLVQEGIGEAVIKDCESIMLHEVAELQNQMKSLHLKHIVLLDTLRQLETDKIELETTVVDETKERDSCCGQGRRFSDFYSIMSEGSASDSDADNESRYGGDVETDEEDGAYFDTNDFLSAESLRSASYRSREGTGNACSSLTSENETFTGRTRELEMEIKAISYPYIKRRDSLPEPKEKEKPVGLWSIIKDNIGKDLSGVCLPVYFNEPLSSLQKCFEDLEYSHLVDQALEWGKQGDDLMRVLKIAAFAVSGYASTQGRQCKPFNPLLGETYQADYPDKGLRFFSEKVSHHPMVVACHCEGRGWKFWADSNLKGKFWGRSIQLDPVGVLTLQFEDGETFQWSKVTTSIYNIIIGKIYCDHYGAMRIKGSGKYSCKLKFKEQSIIDRNPHQVHGFVQDNKTGEKVAMLLGKWDEAMYYVLGDPTTKPKGYDPMTEAILLWERDKSTPKTRYNLTPFAISLNELTPGLREKLPPTDSRLRPDQRHLENGEYELANAEKLRLEQLQRQARKLQERGWRPRWFCKDEDGCYRYLGGYWEAKEKHNWEGISDIFGHTSDPSPVIEE